The Paenibacillus sp. RUD330 genome has a segment encoding these proteins:
- a CDS encoding extracellular solute-binding protein — translation MKKKSQALCALSVATVLLLSACGSNGNNSGNTGGDASPAPSPATSTAPSPEASKAPEAKDVTLRVFSTFAGTDAAKPAFQKALDDFSAKFPNIKITNDAMSANDDSFRTKVNTDMSSGNEPDLLFYFVGADAKGFVDAGKVVPLNALLDEDAEWKAGFNPAALDAVKQPDGNIYAAPLTGYYEGLYVNKDIFKKYNLELPTDWDKFTTAIKTLNENKVIPLAAPFDQSHYLIEHFVLGAAGGAGHNSGILDAVNPDWELGLSKLNEIGKLGAFPKDAATIDLNMAAKYYSQGKAAMVIEGSWAQGGFSDEVKAASTVLPFPAIPGGKGDGKSIIGGFGSGFYLSKSTYDNADKKDAAVQLLKFLTSPDTIKAIAQANSGTPAAANVQVEGLPQLALDGFKMASEAPTINAPIDTQVAPETFTTIRQHVQGIVSGKDTAKAALEAAQKIEVANKK, via the coding sequence ATGAAGAAGAAGTCCCAAGCTCTGTGCGCCCTTTCCGTGGCGACTGTGCTGCTCCTGTCGGCATGCGGCAGCAACGGCAACAACTCCGGGAATACCGGCGGAGACGCAAGTCCGGCACCAAGCCCGGCGACAAGCACCGCGCCGAGCCCGGAGGCGTCCAAGGCTCCGGAAGCCAAAGACGTCACGCTCCGCGTATTCTCCACCTTCGCCGGAACGGACGCGGCCAAGCCTGCTTTCCAGAAAGCGCTTGACGATTTCTCCGCCAAATTCCCGAACATCAAAATCACGAACGATGCGATGTCCGCGAACGACGACAGCTTCCGCACGAAGGTCAACACCGACATGTCCAGCGGCAACGAGCCGGACCTGCTCTTCTACTTCGTAGGAGCCGACGCCAAAGGCTTCGTCGATGCCGGCAAAGTCGTTCCGCTGAACGCTCTGCTCGACGAGGATGCAGAATGGAAAGCAGGCTTCAACCCTGCGGCACTCGACGCCGTCAAGCAGCCGGACGGCAACATCTATGCCGCTCCGCTGACGGGCTACTACGAAGGCCTGTACGTCAACAAGGACATCTTCAAGAAATACAACCTGGAGCTTCCTACCGACTGGGACAAGTTCACGACGGCCATCAAGACGCTGAACGAGAACAAGGTCATCCCGCTCGCCGCTCCATTCGATCAATCCCATTATCTGATCGAGCACTTCGTCCTCGGCGCCGCCGGCGGCGCAGGCCACAACTCGGGCATCCTCGATGCCGTCAATCCGGACTGGGAGCTCGGCCTCTCCAAGCTGAACGAGATCGGCAAGCTCGGCGCCTTCCCTAAAGACGCCGCCACGATCGACCTGAACATGGCTGCGAAATACTATTCCCAAGGCAAGGCAGCCATGGTCATCGAAGGCTCGTGGGCGCAGGGCGGCTTCTCCGACGAAGTCAAAGCGGCTTCGACCGTGCTTCCTTTCCCGGCCATTCCAGGCGGCAAAGGCGACGGAAAGTCCATCATCGGCGGCTTCGGCTCCGGCTTCTACCTGTCGAAGAGCACGTACGACAACGCGGACAAGAAGGACGCTGCCGTCCAGCTGCTCAAGTTCCTGACGTCGCCGGATACGATCAAAGCGATCGCTCAAGCCAACTCCGGTACTCCAGCCGCTGCCAACGTGCAAGTGGAAGGCCTGCCTCAGCTCGCTCTGGACGGCTTCAAGATGGCCAGCGAAGCTCCGACGATCAACGCTCCGATCGACACGCAGGTCGCTCCGGAAACGTTCACGACGATCCGCCAGCATGTCCAAGGCATCGTGTCCGGCAAAGATACGGCGAAAGCAGCCCTCGAAGCCGCTCAGAAGATCGAAGTCGCGAACAAGAAGTAA
- a CDS encoding TrkH family potassium uptake protein, with protein sequence MLSNRYIRSAYLTPPRVLAGGFLSLIVLGTILLATPAASADGVRIPVLDALFTATSATCVTGLTIMNTGTEYSLFGQIVLLVLFQLGGTGFMTAATWFALAFGRKISLRDRLVLKESLNQTEMSGIVQLVIRIFLFSAAIEGVGALLYTFIWMDSMPLSKAAYFGVFHAVSVFNNAGFEIIGGWSQFVSDPAINLITMTLIFFGSIGFIVMADLIRFPERRKISLHSKVVLWASVVLTLGGAILFFIFEFTNTRSFGDLGLNGKIWASFFQSFSLRSAGINTVPIEELRQATQLLMIILMFIGAAPGSTGGGIKLTTFVVLLAGIHAILRGREDAVIFRYRIAAKELYRAITVTLMGVIIIVASTMILTTVENASFLVLLFEAVSAFGTVGFSLGATLDLTPVGKGVIIILMFAGRLGLLTLAFAIRSKSKKEPFRYPEGRIIIG encoded by the coding sequence GTGCTGTCCAATCGTTATATCCGCTCTGCCTACCTTACCCCTCCGAGGGTGCTTGCGGGCGGATTCCTTTCTCTGATCGTGCTGGGCACGATCCTTCTCGCCACCCCTGCCGCTTCGGCTGACGGGGTGCGGATCCCTGTTCTGGATGCGCTGTTCACGGCGACATCGGCCACATGCGTGACGGGGCTGACCATTATGAACACAGGCACCGAATACTCCTTGTTCGGACAAATCGTGCTGCTCGTGCTGTTCCAGCTGGGAGGGACGGGCTTCATGACGGCCGCCACCTGGTTCGCCCTGGCGTTCGGCCGCAAAATATCGCTCCGTGACCGTCTCGTGCTCAAGGAGTCCCTCAATCAGACGGAGATGAGCGGAATCGTTCAGCTCGTAATAAGGATCTTTTTGTTCTCCGCCGCTATCGAAGGAGTCGGAGCGCTGCTGTACACGTTCATCTGGATGGACTCCATGCCGCTGTCCAAAGCGGCTTACTTCGGCGTATTCCATGCCGTTTCCGTGTTCAACAATGCCGGCTTTGAAATTATCGGGGGCTGGAGCCAGTTCGTCAGCGATCCCGCCATCAACCTGATTACGATGACGCTCATCTTCTTCGGCAGCATCGGCTTCATTGTCATGGCGGATCTGATCCGGTTTCCCGAGAGGCGCAAAATTTCCCTGCACAGCAAGGTCGTGTTATGGGCTTCTGTCGTCCTCACATTGGGCGGCGCCATTCTTTTCTTCATCTTTGAATTTACGAATACAAGGAGCTTCGGCGATCTGGGGCTCAACGGCAAGATCTGGGCCAGCTTCTTCCAATCGTTCAGCTTGCGCTCCGCAGGAATCAACACCGTGCCGATCGAGGAGCTGCGTCAGGCGACCCAGCTTCTGATGATCATCCTCATGTTCATCGGAGCCGCGCCGGGCTCTACAGGGGGAGGAATCAAGCTGACCACCTTCGTCGTGCTGCTTGCCGGCATCCATGCGATTCTGCGCGGCCGCGAGGATGCGGTTATCTTCCGGTACCGGATTGCCGCCAAGGAGCTGTATCGGGCCATCACGGTCACGCTCATGGGGGTCATCATTATCGTCGCCTCCACGATGATTCTGACGACCGTGGAAAATGCCTCCTTCCTTGTGCTTCTCTTCGAGGCCGTGTCCGCGTTCGGCACGGTCGGGTTCAGCCTCGGAGCCACCCTGGATCTTACCCCCGTCGGCAAGGGTGTGATCATCATCCTGATGTTTGCCGGCAGGCTCGGACTGCTGACCTTGGCGTTCGCGATCCGCTCCAAATCCAAAAAAGAGCCGTTCCGATATCCGGAAGGCCGAATCATTATCGGCTGA
- a CDS encoding response regulator gives MISYDGPINILLVDDYPENLLAIEAVLGDLNYNLVKCLSGEEALRALLKDDFAVIVMDVQMPGMDGFETARMIKSRDKTKEIPIIFVSATSKEAQHMFAGYAVGAIDYMLKPFVPQIFRSKIEGFVRMYVSNKTLQQQAVLLQQQTQELERMNKELMRTAYQLTKSEAVKSVISSTSMDTMITFDKNGIILTVNPSVFPMFKYQEREVIGKQIDELIPGICVRQLDIMGEAAMDGTSSGRLIEVMPRRKDASVFHAEIKLGSTLVDEEVIFACTVSDISERKKSEAEILAAKEAAEVADRAKTEFLAMVSHEIRTPMNGILGMTNLLMETEMNEEQKDFAEIILKSGDSLLSVINDILDYAKIEAGKLELEMVPFDLKSCVDESLDLFIAKSRESNLDILCSISPDLPEYLYGDVTKLRQILMNLISNAIKFTHEGHIDVDVRLAEESFGHADRQEDGIAVQFRVSDTGVGIPEDKLPLLFQPFSQLDSSMTRKYGGTGLGLAICKNLVELMGGTIEACANEPKGACFTFTVRLKQMEECYPALEGDQADDNPLPGSRPWEAPPHSDSFSFSAMLSQTYTETTAASETGVDSRLVLKANVLPFTLGTGDRGVPAPSERSRVLVAEDNDVNQKLILKLLDRLGIEADVAENGEAAVAMAKKRFYDMIFMDMKMPVMDGLEATRLINGDARAGKQPVIVAMTANVLPGDRQRCLEAGMTDYISKPIRLEMLEAIIGRYLDFDWTMGRQSTH, from the coding sequence ATGATCTCTTATGACGGGCCTATCAATATCCTGCTGGTCGATGACTACCCCGAAAATTTGCTGGCCATCGAAGCCGTCCTTGGCGATCTCAACTACAACCTCGTCAAATGCCTTTCCGGCGAGGAGGCGCTGCGGGCGCTTCTGAAGGATGATTTTGCCGTCATCGTCATGGATGTCCAGATGCCCGGCATGGATGGTTTCGAAACCGCTCGAATGATCAAATCCAGGGACAAGACCAAGGAGATTCCGATCATTTTCGTGTCGGCGACGAGCAAGGAAGCCCAGCATATGTTCGCCGGCTACGCCGTCGGGGCGATCGACTATATGCTGAAGCCCTTCGTTCCCCAGATTTTCCGCTCCAAAATCGAAGGCTTTGTCCGGATGTACGTCAGCAACAAAACCTTGCAGCAGCAAGCCGTCCTGCTCCAGCAGCAGACGCAGGAGCTTGAGCGCATGAACAAGGAGCTGATGCGGACGGCCTACCAGCTGACCAAGTCGGAAGCCGTCAAGAGCGTCATCAGCTCGACTTCCATGGACACGATGATCACGTTCGACAAGAACGGGATCATTCTGACGGTGAATCCGTCGGTATTTCCGATGTTCAAGTATCAGGAAAGAGAAGTGATCGGCAAGCAGATCGACGAGCTTATCCCGGGCATATGCGTCAGGCAGCTGGACATCATGGGCGAAGCCGCGATGGACGGCACCTCTTCCGGGCGCCTGATCGAGGTCATGCCGCGCCGCAAGGACGCCAGCGTCTTCCATGCGGAGATCAAGCTGGGCAGCACGCTGGTGGATGAGGAAGTCATCTTCGCCTGCACGGTCAGCGACATCAGCGAGCGCAAGAAGTCGGAGGCGGAAATTCTTGCGGCCAAGGAAGCGGCGGAAGTGGCCGACAGAGCCAAAACGGAGTTCCTGGCGATGGTCAGCCACGAGATCCGCACGCCTATGAACGGCATTCTCGGCATGACCAATCTCCTGATGGAGACGGAGATGAACGAGGAGCAGAAGGATTTCGCCGAAATCATCCTGAAGAGCGGCGACAGCCTGCTCAGCGTCATCAACGACATTCTGGACTACGCCAAGATCGAAGCCGGCAAGCTGGAGCTGGAGATGGTTCCTTTCGATCTGAAGAGCTGCGTGGACGAATCGCTGGATCTGTTCATCGCCAAGTCGCGCGAGAGCAATCTCGATATTCTTTGTTCGATATCCCCGGATTTGCCGGAGTATCTGTATGGAGACGTGACCAAGCTGCGCCAGATTCTGATGAACCTGATCAGCAATGCGATCAAATTCACGCATGAAGGGCATATTGATGTCGACGTGCGCCTCGCCGAGGAGTCGTTCGGTCATGCCGACCGCCAGGAAGATGGCATCGCTGTCCAGTTCAGGGTGAGCGATACCGGGGTAGGCATTCCCGAGGATAAGCTCCCGCTCTTGTTCCAGCCGTTCTCCCAGCTGGATTCCTCCATGACCCGCAAGTACGGTGGAACCGGACTTGGCTTAGCCATCTGCAAAAATCTGGTGGAGCTGATGGGCGGGACGATCGAGGCGTGCGCCAATGAGCCCAAAGGAGCCTGCTTCACCTTTACCGTGCGTCTCAAGCAAATGGAGGAATGTTATCCCGCTTTGGAGGGAGATCAAGCCGACGACAATCCGCTGCCCGGCTCCCGTCCATGGGAAGCTCCTCCTCATTCGGATTCCTTTTCTTTCTCCGCCATGCTCAGCCAGACCTATACCGAGACTACGGCGGCCAGCGAGACGGGCGTCGACAGCCGCCTTGTCTTGAAGGCCAACGTCCTGCCGTTCACGCTCGGCACTGGAGATCGAGGCGTGCCGGCGCCGAGCGAGCGTTCCCGGGTTCTCGTCGCCGAGGACAACGACGTGAACCAGAAGCTGATCCTCAAGCTCCTCGACCGGCTCGGCATCGAAGCGGATGTGGCGGAGAACGGGGAAGCGGCCGTGGCGATGGCAAAAAAACGATTCTATGATATGATCTTCATGGATATGAAAATGCCGGTCATGGACGGACTTGAGGCGACGAGGCTGATCAACGGGGATGCGCGTGCCGGCAAGCAGCCGGTCATCGTGGCGATGACGGCCAACGTGCTGCCGGGAGACAGGCAGCGCTGCCTGGAAGCCGGAATGACCGATTATATCAGCAAGCCGATCCGGCTGGAGATGCTTGAAGCGATCATCGGCCGATATTTGGATTTTGACTGGACCATGGGCAGGCAGTCCACGCATTGA
- a CDS encoding sugar ABC transporter permease, with translation MKGDKKYILAFLLPAVLLLGTFVYYPFLKSFYLSFFRTNGFFNKKFVGLDNYERLFSDDLLGAATLHTLEIMLYVLIFQVGIALVLAVMVDSISKGKQFFRTVFFFPIVISGAAISLLFVLIYNYQFGLLNGIIAKLGFEPILWMSETGSLKAVAVPTVWHYVGFYFVLFLTAMSKIPSDFYEAAKLEGIGGIKKTTMLTIPLILSDIKVVMILAITGTLKIFDFVFILTRGGNGTELLGTYMYKKALVDQNFGYGSTIAIYIVIFGVILSLITNRLLKREEVTY, from the coding sequence ATGAAGGGCGATAAGAAATATATTTTGGCTTTCCTGCTGCCGGCTGTCCTGCTGCTCGGCACCTTTGTATACTATCCGTTCCTGAAAAGCTTCTATCTCAGCTTCTTCCGCACGAACGGCTTCTTCAACAAGAAATTTGTCGGCTTGGACAATTACGAGCGCCTGTTTTCCGATGATCTCCTGGGCGCCGCTACCTTGCATACGCTGGAAATCATGCTGTACGTCCTGATCTTCCAAGTCGGAATCGCGCTTGTGCTGGCCGTCATGGTCGACAGCATCTCCAAGGGCAAGCAGTTTTTCCGCACCGTCTTCTTCTTCCCGATCGTCATCTCCGGAGCCGCGATATCCCTGCTGTTCGTGCTCATCTACAACTACCAGTTCGGATTGCTCAACGGAATCATCGCCAAGCTGGGCTTCGAGCCGATCCTGTGGATGAGCGAAACGGGCTCCTTGAAAGCCGTCGCGGTTCCGACCGTATGGCATTACGTCGGCTTTTACTTCGTGCTCTTCCTTACCGCCATGTCCAAAATCCCTTCCGATTTCTATGAAGCGGCCAAGCTGGAAGGAATCGGCGGCATCAAGAAGACAACCATGCTGACCATCCCGCTTATTTTGAGCGACATCAAGGTCGTCATGATCCTTGCCATCACCGGCACGCTCAAGATTTTCGACTTCGTCTTCATTTTGACCCGCGGCGGGAACGGGACGGAACTGCTCGGCACGTACATGTACAAGAAGGCCCTCGTGGACCAGAACTTCGGTTACGGCTCCACCATAGCGATCTATATCGTCATTTTCGGGGTCATCCTGTCCTTGATTACGAACCGTCTCCTCAAGAGAGAAGAAGTCACATATTAA
- a CDS encoding Arc family DNA-binding protein gives MAKERKAFPLRLDLELYQAVEKWAGDEFRSVNAHIEYLLRESLKKNGRLKGLPPQAAENRPKSAPSGDDEVTEDGSS, from the coding sequence ATGGCCAAAGAACGCAAGGCGTTTCCGCTGCGCCTGGACCTGGAGCTGTACCAGGCCGTGGAGAAATGGGCCGGCGACGAATTCCGCAGCGTAAACGCGCATATCGAGTATCTGCTCCGCGAATCGCTGAAGAAAAACGGAAGGCTCAAGGGCCTCCCTCCCCAGGCTGCGGAGAATCGACCCAAGTCCGCTCCTTCCGGGGACGATGAGGTCACGGAAGACGGATCGAGCTAG
- a CDS encoding outer membrane lipoprotein carrier protein LolA has product MRRITWIAALIACFTLVLAGCGSKDAGSVVKELGKLQDKTETYQGTGTMTLHTATQPLEYKVDVKFQKPNYYRIALTNEKKDLTQIVLRNDEGVFVLTPSLNKVFRFQSNWPEDQGQVYLYQTLVKSILLDNSRQFASEKDSYVFDVMANYQNASLARQKIWLNKSDYAPKQVEVSDSNASVLVDVKFDSFKFNEKLDKSVFDTKTNLQSSPAAGSQPTTAVPESDATDGKAADPAGKDGDAGKGGAASAGDGQQGAGSADPSGAQEEDGQQDAAADPTSFVPMEPSYLGGDGIALKDSSEIVFGGEPGYIQRYSGTYNYTLIETQPEDTAVAMGTGRMVDLGYTWAQLNEGEQTTLTWTYGGKEFRLTSGDLPQDQMIAVAQSVVDEMGK; this is encoded by the coding sequence ATGCGTCGCATCACATGGATCGCGGCTTTGATTGCCTGCTTTACGCTGGTGCTGGCCGGATGCGGCAGCAAGGACGCCGGCTCCGTGGTGAAGGAGCTGGGCAAGCTGCAGGACAAGACCGAGACTTACCAAGGAACGGGGACGATGACGCTTCATACCGCCACGCAGCCGCTGGAGTACAAGGTGGACGTGAAGTTCCAGAAGCCCAACTATTACCGGATCGCGCTTACCAACGAGAAGAAAGACCTGACGCAGATCGTGCTGCGCAACGACGAGGGCGTGTTCGTCCTGACCCCGAGCCTGAACAAGGTATTCCGCTTCCAAAGCAACTGGCCGGAAGACCAAGGTCAAGTCTATCTGTACCAGACGCTGGTGAAGAGCATCCTGCTCGACAACTCGCGCCAGTTCGCTTCCGAAAAGGACAGCTATGTGTTCGATGTGATGGCTAATTATCAGAATGCTTCCCTGGCCCGGCAGAAAATCTGGCTGAATAAATCGGATTATGCGCCGAAGCAGGTCGAAGTAAGCGATTCGAATGCTTCCGTGCTGGTCGACGTGAAGTTCGATTCCTTCAAATTCAATGAAAAGCTCGACAAAAGCGTATTCGACACGAAGACGAACCTCCAGTCCTCCCCTGCGGCTGGCTCCCAGCCTACCACTGCCGTTCCGGAGTCGGATGCGACGGACGGCAAGGCCGCCGACCCGGCCGGCAAGGACGGCGACGCAGGCAAAGGCGGAGCGGCCTCTGCCGGCGATGGTCAGCAGGGCGCAGGCTCGGCGGATCCATCCGGAGCGCAGGAGGAGGACGGACAGCAGGATGCCGCAGCCGATCCGACGAGCTTCGTGCCGATGGAGCCATCCTATCTGGGCGGCGACGGCATCGCGCTGAAGGATTCCAGCGAGATCGTATTCGGCGGAGAGCCTGGCTACATCCAGCGTTATTCGGGCACCTACAATTACACGCTGATCGAAACCCAGCCTGAAGACACGGCGGTGGCCATGGGCACCGGACGGATGGTGGACCTCGGCTATACGTGGGCCCAGCTCAACGAAGGCGAACAGACGACGCTCACCTGGACCTATGGAGGCAAGGAATTCCGCTTGACCAGCGGCGATCTTCCGCAGGACCAGATGATTGCGGTAGCCCAGTCTGTCGTGGATGAAATGGGCAAATAA
- a CDS encoding magnesium transporter CorA family protein has protein sequence MGNEEKRPAAESSGWTWHRSDDSAQAAEMWRQDEAVRKWIDRSRDREVNHLAAVSFQGKRNAVFGTLVVGKADDDQGSNCTMHFYLGHRNLYTIGFQEENIVDGCEGAAHFFAEVEQTETALDGFIKLLAGIMEPFFDGMDNFEQKLREMEENIRDRNGGYMFHRILELRYGLLHWTGLTRPVREIRFALEEAFPEEMKESLIHQAFNSRLQRMIMLQEEYRQEVESLLLLEDNISNYRGNEIMKTLTVFTILCTPMMAIGAIWGMNFEQMPELKWKLGYVFGLAVILAATVGVYFWMRTKGWMGDLLREDNRRERL, from the coding sequence ATGGGGAACGAGGAGAAGCGTCCGGCGGCGGAAAGCTCGGGCTGGACATGGCATCGAAGCGACGACAGCGCGCAGGCTGCGGAGATGTGGCGGCAGGACGAGGCTGTCCGGAAATGGATCGACAGGAGCAGGGACCGGGAGGTGAACCATCTTGCGGCTGTTTCCTTCCAAGGCAAACGCAATGCGGTGTTCGGGACGCTCGTCGTCGGAAAAGCGGATGACGATCAGGGAAGCAATTGCACGATGCATTTCTATTTGGGGCACCGCAATCTATATACGATCGGCTTTCAAGAAGAGAATATTGTCGACGGCTGCGAAGGAGCGGCTCATTTTTTTGCGGAAGTCGAGCAGACGGAGACGGCTCTGGACGGATTCATCAAGCTGCTTGCCGGCATCATGGAGCCTTTCTTCGACGGGATGGACAACTTCGAGCAGAAGCTGCGCGAGATGGAGGAGAATATCCGGGACCGCAACGGCGGATACATGTTCCACCGCATTTTGGAGCTCCGCTACGGCCTGCTCCACTGGACCGGACTGACGAGGCCGGTCCGCGAAATCCGGTTCGCTCTTGAAGAGGCGTTTCCCGAAGAGATGAAGGAGAGCCTCATCCACCAGGCGTTCAACTCGCGTCTGCAGAGAATGATCATGCTGCAGGAGGAGTACCGGCAGGAGGTGGAGTCGCTGCTTCTGCTCGAGGACAATATCTCGAACTACCGCGGCAACGAAATCATGAAGACGCTCACCGTATTCACGATTCTTTGCACGCCCATGATGGCGATCGGCGCTATCTGGGGAATGAATTTCGAGCAGATGCCGGAGCTGAAATGGAAGCTCGGCTATGTATTCGGGCTTGCCGTCATTCTGGCGGCTACGGTCGGCGTATATTTCTGGATGCGGACGAAAGGCTGGATGGGAGACCTTCTCCGGGAGGACAACCGCAGGGAGCGGCTGTGA
- a CDS encoding SPFH domain-containing protein, which produces MKEHQAWHANGFLATLAAIAALAAAIWCFVSGNAEDGSTGMNVLGVVLLLLALVAFSSLTVVQPNQAKIITFFGRYKGTVSDSGLWIVVPFTVKSRMSLKVRNFNSQKLKVNDASGNPVEIAAVVVFKVTDTARAAFDVDDYETFVEIQSETAIRHIAAQYPYDTYEDNSVISLRGNADEISGRLLSELQDRLSVAGVEVLETRLSHLAYAAEIAGAMLQRQQAEAIVAARQKIVDGAVGMVESALQQLKHHGIVLDDERRAAMINNLMVAIVSERGTTPVINTGTLYN; this is translated from the coding sequence ATGAAGGAACATCAGGCTTGGCATGCGAACGGTTTCCTGGCGACGCTGGCTGCTATCGCAGCGCTTGCGGCAGCAATCTGGTGCTTTGTGTCGGGCAATGCCGAGGATGGATCGACGGGCATGAATGTGCTGGGCGTCGTCCTGCTGCTGCTGGCGCTCGTGGCGTTCAGCTCGCTTACGGTCGTTCAGCCGAATCAGGCGAAGATCATCACGTTTTTCGGACGTTACAAAGGAACGGTGTCGGATAGCGGGCTGTGGATCGTCGTTCCGTTCACGGTCAAATCCAGGATGTCGCTCAAAGTCAGAAACTTCAACAGCCAGAAGCTCAAGGTCAACGATGCATCCGGCAACCCGGTCGAGATCGCCGCGGTGGTCGTGTTCAAGGTGACGGATACGGCCAGAGCGGCATTCGACGTCGACGATTACGAGACGTTCGTGGAAATCCAGAGCGAGACGGCGATCCGCCATATCGCGGCGCAATATCCGTATGACACGTACGAGGACAACTCCGTCATCTCGCTCCGGGGCAATGCGGACGAAATCTCCGGCCGGCTGCTCTCCGAGCTGCAGGACCGCCTCAGCGTTGCCGGCGTGGAGGTGCTGGAAACCCGTCTCTCCCACCTCGCTTACGCAGCCGAGATCGCCGGGGCGATGCTTCAGCGCCAGCAGGCGGAAGCCATCGTAGCGGCCCGGCAAAAAATCGTAGATGGTGCTGTCGGCATGGTGGAGTCGGCCCTGCAGCAGCTGAAGCACCACGGAATCGTACTGGATGACGAACGGCGTGCGGCGATGATCAACAATCTTATGGTTGCCATCGTCTCCGAACGGGGAACGACGCCGGTCATCAATACCGGTACGCTTTACAATTAG
- a CDS encoding protein-glutamate O-methyltransferase CheR, with amino-acid sequence MLLVAMFRLYGYDFRNYAYASIRRRIWHRVHAERLTTITALTDRVIHDRGCMERLLSDLTIHVTEMFRDPEVFKSFRKHVVPLLKTYPFIRIWHAGCSTGEEVYSMAILLHEEGLYDRTRIYATDMSSTVLDVARQGVFPIERMQQYTRNYQDGGGKESFSDYYTAKYESVIFQSFLKKNIVFAQHNLVTDGSFNEFHVILCRNVMIYFNKDLQNHVHGLLYDSLSMFGVLLLGTKESINFTRHADQFDDLDLINRIYRKVK; translated from the coding sequence ATGCTGCTCGTGGCCATGTTCAGGCTCTATGGCTATGATTTCAGGAACTATGCCTATGCCTCGATCCGCAGAAGAATATGGCATCGGGTGCATGCGGAACGGCTGACGACGATCACGGCGCTTACGGACCGGGTGATCCACGACCGCGGCTGCATGGAAAGGCTCCTGTCGGACCTCACGATCCATGTCACCGAGATGTTCCGCGATCCGGAAGTGTTCAAGTCGTTCCGCAAACATGTCGTTCCGCTGCTCAAGACGTATCCGTTCATTCGGATCTGGCATGCCGGCTGCTCGACCGGCGAAGAAGTCTACTCCATGGCGATCCTGCTGCATGAGGAAGGGCTTTACGATCGTACGAGAATCTACGCCACGGATATGAGCTCGACCGTTCTCGACGTCGCGAGGCAGGGCGTATTCCCGATCGAGCGGATGCAGCAGTATACGCGCAATTACCAGGACGGCGGCGGCAAGGAGTCCTTCTCGGACTATTACACGGCCAAGTACGAATCGGTTATTTTCCAAAGCTTCCTGAAGAAAAACATCGTGTTTGCCCAGCACAATCTGGTCACGGACGGCTCCTTCAACGAATTTCATGTCATCCTGTGCCGCAATGTCATGATCTACTTCAACAAGGATCTCCAGAACCATGTGCATGGGCTGCTCTACGACAGTCTCAGCATGTTCGGCGTGCTGCTGCTGGGCACCAAGGAAAGCATCAACTTCACGCGGCATGCGGACCAGTTCGACGACCTGGACCTGATCAACCGGATCTACCGCAAAGTCAAGTAA
- a CDS encoding carbohydrate ABC transporter permease, whose amino-acid sequence MQQVNPANTVPVTRGRAGKRFPFGMAFVYLCLSLWALTTIYPLIWIINNSFKSSDEVMDNSFKLAIPPDKLNYTNAFESISIGRAYANSLIMSVSVVVLVLIVAGLAAYILSRFKFRGRNLINSLLVATLLIPTFATVVPVYELLIKWKVVNTYFGLILPQTAGNLSFAILVIAGYLATIPKELEEAAFIDGCNRFNMFTKIFLPVGRPVFASTSIFVFLWSYNDLFSAIIFVNKDSVRPIVALLAQISSQYGTDFGLMAAAVVLTVIPVLIVYLFIQKYIEKGMTEGAIKG is encoded by the coding sequence ATGCAGCAAGTCAATCCTGCCAATACCGTACCTGTGACGAGAGGCCGCGCCGGCAAGCGATTCCCGTTCGGGATGGCCTTCGTTTATCTATGCCTTTCCTTATGGGCGCTCACGACGATCTATCCGCTCATCTGGATCATCAACAATTCGTTCAAGTCGTCCGACGAGGTCATGGACAATTCGTTCAAGCTCGCGATTCCTCCGGATAAGCTGAACTACACGAACGCTTTCGAGAGCATCAGCATCGGCCGGGCCTATGCCAACAGCTTGATCATGTCCGTCTCCGTCGTCGTGCTCGTCTTGATTGTCGCCGGGCTCGCAGCCTATATTCTGTCGCGCTTCAAGTTCCGCGGACGCAACCTCATCAACTCGCTGCTGGTCGCGACGCTGCTCATACCGACCTTCGCCACCGTCGTGCCCGTGTACGAGCTGCTGATCAAGTGGAAGGTGGTCAACACCTACTTCGGCCTCATTCTGCCTCAGACGGCAGGCAATCTGTCCTTCGCCATCCTCGTCATCGCCGGGTATCTGGCTACAATCCCCAAGGAGCTGGAGGAAGCCGCCTTCATCGACGGCTGCAACCGGTTCAACATGTTCACGAAAATCTTCCTGCCCGTAGGAAGGCCGGTCTTCGCTTCGACGAGCATCTTCGTCTTCCTGTGGTCCTACAATGACCTGTTCTCCGCCATCATCTTCGTCAACAAGGATTCGGTGCGGCCGATCGTAGCGCTGCTCGCCCAGATCAGCTCCCAGTACGGCACCGACTTCGGCCTCATGGCCGCCGCAGTCGTGCTCACTGTCATCCCTGTCCTGATCGTGTACCTCTTCATTCAGAAGTACATTGAAAAAGGAATGACCGAAGGCGCGATCAAAGGCTGA